Genomic window (Marmota flaviventris isolate mMarFla1 chromosome X, mMarFla1.hap1, whole genome shotgun sequence):
ACAATACATACAAACTACAAGATTTTATAATGCTCTTTAACTTGCCTATGTACAACACAACACATGAGACTTAGAAAAGAATGCATGACACAGTGGTGGTCCCAGAGTCATCAGCAGGCCAAGAAGGcatcaaggaaaaggaagagatcaGCTGCAGGGCACACAAGGGCACATGCCTATGGTCCCAGctgtaggaggctgaggcagggtgacTACAAGTTAAGGCCAGCCtcactctcttaaaaaataacaattaagagGGTtagggtgaagctcagtggtggagccctccTGGGTAATGTCTGAAATaacaaagggagaaaaggaggaaggaagagatatTTCACTAATCTGTACACAAGGCTGCAGTGGAGAGGCCTCAACTAACACACACAATGTGTCTGAAACTTCTGAATGACACAAGACTAAATTGGGAAGTCAGAAAATAACAATTGATTTTTGAGAAGGAATAGTGGGCAGCAACATTgtgagaaaagtcaaagaaatcaATAGTTGCATGACACAGTGAGGATGAAAGCACTGCACTAGGGAGGGTATGTAGAGAAAAGGGTGACTTGATcctgtacatgtgtgtgcacgtgcgtgagagtgtgcatgtgtgggtgGCACAACTCACCCCTCCCAGGTGTTTTTTAATGTGACTTGCTGCTCTGGAAAACCCTCACATGAGCACCAGGGCATTTCTGATAGCCTCTGTGAACCTGCTAAAGTGCTTTTCTGGTGCCTGGTGCATGAAAGGGAATAGTAACTGAAGTTCATTATATCATGAGCTCTTAATAGAAATGAATAATTGGTTTCCTTAAATATTGAAATAGTTCTTCCACCCCTGTTTTCAACATAAATTATCTAATATACATTTTCCAAGTCAACTCCAGTTTAGTACAACTGAACTAATAATAATTTGGAAGGTGTGAGTTAATGTTCTTATGATGATCAGCATCATTTTAGAATCTTAGAGATTGAAGGACGTTAACATACAGAAGGACATGAAGAAGTAATTCTGGCATCCGAATTGGTGACACCTGGAAACTTGACACAAACAAGGCACATTTCGATTTACATCAGGGATTCAGGAAACACCCAGGAGCTGAGCACGGTAGCATATGTCTGTGATCAGTGGCcacagcaggaggatcacaagtttcaacccagcctcagcaagaaaTGGAGGCCCTGAAGaagaacttagcaagatcctctatgaaacaaacaaacaaaaaactaaaaaggactagggatggtGCTCAGTGCTTAAAGACTCCAGATATAATGATGGtaatgttccttttcttttctccattctctGACCCTGGTAATTATTTCTCTAAAACctctctcaatttttattttatcacaacaTATGTAAAAGTCATACAATATttgaggacacagaaaatatcAGAATTCCATATAGAAAAAGTTTTCATATTATGAGACCCgagttttaaatttgataaagactttacttaaaaaaaaaaatggacactaTAAGAGAAAATGTACTTaatggaaggagagagataaaaactctaaaaaagtatttaaatgcTGCGACTAAAAGTCAATGCAACTAACATTTTTGCACACACAAAAATGCACAGTATATAAGATTATGTCATAATATGTGAGATTTGACTACAGatgcaaagaacttaaaatacaaaatagttgaATCTAACAATAACAGAGATTTAACCTTGTTTTCACATCTTCACCTTGATGCCATCCTTACATCCACTCTAGGGTGCATTTTTGTCACCTGTGAATAGCCAGAATGAAGGCACATACACTTTTCACACTCCCACAGTTGTTTTCTCAAAAGAGCATGGTTGCTGAAGGCAGTGAAGACTACATCAGGCGGAGGCAgcaggatcataagttcaaagccagcctcagccacttaggacCTAAGCAACcaagtgagaccatgtctcaaaattggaaaaaaataaaagtaaaaaaagactgggatgtgtctcagtggttcagcacctctgggttgaaataataataataataataataataataataataataataataatacttaacaTTCCCTCAAATCTGAACAAGTCCAACTAGATCTGAAACAACCAAATGTCTTACCACATTTCTACATACAAGGCTTTTCTCCAGTTTGAGTTCTTCCCTGCTGTTTAAAGAGGCCTTGACAGTTGAAATGGTACCATATCGTGTCAAGACCAGAAGGGGGGACATTCAAGATGGTGGGCAGCACAGGCAGCATCCTGTGTTGTTCCATGGCCTAGGTCTGACCTCATCAAAATACAGGATTTCAGAGAGCGTGAAAATACACTCTAGAGTCGATTTTCATAGAAATCACCACGCTGTAAGCCCAgtgcagaaatcagagcctcaGCGTTCGAGTAAGACTATGGACTCTAAGCCCAAAGCCCACAGCTCTAGCCACAAGCAGCTCTTGAGCGGCTCAGCAGAAACACCTCTCAGcccctctgcagaactccaggcTGCACCTCATTCCCACACAGgccactcagctgctacctacccacagcacaaggccatcacCCAGCTCCCCCCACATCACTGGAAGCAGACCGGCTCCATCCCGGATCACCTTTCTCCCCATATTTGGTGAGCATGGCTGGCAGATGGGAactccctctgagccacatatCATcctgccacatccccagttcattGCCCACCACCAGAGACTGaaaacctttttacaaaactaggattatattttaaataataattgaatccaatatttctggacattgagactaaactgtaaatgtcttcataacaacaaattgttcatacgtgatgtattgttgatattgggatctgttaacatcgtccttccccacaaaggagggatcttgCAAACCTAGAAgcgcactacaaatctatagggcaaaaaaaaaaaataacaccccGGAACCACAGAGGTGGAAAGGAATACACACAagtaacatgaaaagacaagggaagaaagtgcccaaacaaatcaagagaacacatcattagaatcattggcagttACAGCAGAAAAATGGACacagaaagatttcaggatatacatggttaaaatgtccTGTAAACGCCAAGAAGGTATAACAGAGCAAAGACAAGCAGTAAAAGATCACTtggacaatgagctacataaacaaatccaagaagtaaaagatcacctcaacagggagacagaggttctaaaacaaaaaacaaatagaaatccttgaaatgaaagaaataataggggctggggatatggctcaagcggtagcgagctcacatggcatgcgtgcggccacggttcgatcctcagcaccacattcaaagatgttgtgtctgccgaaaaaccgaaaaataaatattaaaattctctctcttaaaaaaaaaaaaaaagaagaaagaaataataaactaaactcaaagctcaaatgaaagcatcacgaACAGAGAAGACCACagggaagataggacatcagacaatgaagataaaatatataatcttgaaaggaACATAGACCATAGAGTGAAAATGGTAAGGAAACaggagcagaacattcaagaaaatgggatagcataaaaagccAAATTTgggagttattgggatagagggaAGCATAGAGGACCAAACCAAAGGAATCAAGGATCTATTCacagaaataatatcagaaaactttcaaaacacgaagaatgaattggaaatccaaattgaAGAGGCTACAGGATGCCCaatgtacaaaatcaaaacagatccataccaaggcacataataataaaaatgctcaCCATACAGGATAGGGAGAGAATTTTacaagccatgagagaaaggaatcagattatatataggggaaaatcagttgggataatggcagattttttcatcacagaccctaaaagctagaagatcctggaacaacatctatcaagctgaaagaaaatgggtgccaaccaagaatcttgaaTCCAGCAAAAGTAAGCTTTAGATTTCAAGATGAAATAAAgtccttccatgataaacaaaagtaaaaaagaatttatagctagaaaaccagcactacaaaacatccttggaaaaatattccatgaagagtaaaagaaaaacaacaatgaaaatcaaaagagGAAGGTAGTAccccaaaggaaaaacaaatcaaagaagaaaatcaagtcaagttaaataacaaaaataaacaaatatggctggaaatacaaaccatgtcaggtctcaataataaccctgaaagctaatggattaaactcaccaatcacAAGACATAAgctagcagactggattaaaaaaaaaaaaaaagacccaacaagatgctgcctccaggaggctcatctgatagaaaaagacatacactGACTGAGGTgtaaggttgggaaaaaacataccactcacatggactgcacaAGTAAGCAGGgttttccatactcatatcaaataaaggaGACTTCAAGCCAAAAGGAATGAAacgggataaagatggacattacatactgctcaagggaaccatacaccaagaagatgtaacaatcataaatacatatgccccaaacaatggtgcagctatgttcaaacaaactcttctcaagttcaagagtcaaattgaccacaacacaataatgtTGGGTGAATTTAactacacctctctcaccactgcacagatcttccaaacaaaagttgaatgaaaaaactataaaactcaataacataatcaataatttagacttaactgacacatatagaatatttcaacctgcatcaaacAGAAACAccttcttctcagtagcacatggatccttctctaaaatagaccatatactatgccacaaagcaactcttagcaaatataaaaaagtagagacacTACCATACATTTCATCAGAtcataattaaatggaattgggaatcaaaaagaaaataaaaagtaaaaatttctccatcacctggagactaaacgataggctactgaatgaacaatgcaTTGCAAAAGGAATCAAGGAGGGGATTAACAATTTCTTAGGGGTAAATAAGAACATAGAAACAACCGATGGAAatctgagacactatgaaagcagtactaagaggaaaattcattgcatggagttcattccttcaaggaaaaaaaaaattaacaaataaatgacctcacactacctctcaaagccctaaaaaaataggaacaaaccagcagcaaaagcagtagaaggcaaaaaataattaaaattagagctgaaatcaataaaattgaaaccaaAGAAACAGTTGACAATATGGacaaaaaaagttggttctttgaaaaaataaaaaaaattgacagactcttagccatgctaaaaaagagaatgagagagagagaactcaaattacccaTATACATgatgaaaatgataatattacAACAGATATGACAGAAATACAGAGAATGGAAGACATTGAAgctatcaacaaatttcttaagtcataccatctgcccagattgaatcaggaagacatacacaattgaaacagaccaatatcaagtgataaaatagaaaacagagctTACCAAGATTGTGCAATATGattaagtgggattcatcctagagatgcaagattggttcaacttACGCAAATCTATCAATGTAATTTATGACATCAATAGAcccaaagataagaatcatacgatcatctcaatagatgcagaaaaaacatttgacaaaatacagcacccctttatgttcaagaCACTAGAACAACTAGAGATAACagtaacatatctcaacatcgtaaaggctatctatgctaagcctcaagacaacatcattctaaacagagaaaaattgacggcattttctctaaaaactggaacaagacagggctgccctctttcaccacttctattcaacgtaGTTCTTGAaatgctggccagagcaattagacaaatgaaaggaATCAaaggatatgtataggaaaagaagaacttaaattggcactatttgctgatgatatgattctatatctagaagaaccaaaaaactccaccagaaaaattctagaactggtaaatgaattaagcaaagtagcaggacataaaatcaacacccataaatcaagggcttttctgtatatcagtgacaaagactctgagaaggaaatgagaaagactacccaattcacaatatcctcaaaaaaaaaacttgagaatcaacttaatgaaagaagtaaaagatctatacaatgaaaactacagaaccataaagagagaaatcaaagaagacctcagaagatgaaaaCATCTAACttgcttttggataggcagaaataatacgatcaaaatgaccatactaccaaagcattatacagatataatgcaattcccatcaaaatccccaAGGCATTCCTCgtacaaatagaaaaagcaatcatgaaattcatctggaaaaataagacatgaagaatagctaaaacaatccttagactgaagtaggtggcatctctataccagatcttaaactatactacagagaaataatcacaaaaacagcatggtgttggcaccaaaagagactggtagaccaatggaacagaatagaggacacaaacactaacccagaaaattacaattatcttatattagacaaaggtgccaaaaacatgcactggagaaaaaagcatcttcaacaaattgtgctaggaaaactggaaatccataagcaacaaCATAAAATGAAATCCCTAggtctcaccatgcacaaagtgcaaatcaaaatggaccaaggacctaggaattaaaccagagactctgcatctaatagaagaaaaagcagtctgtaatattcatcatgtgggattaggccccaacttcctatAGCCCAAGAATTTAAACCAACAATGAATAATGggatggaatcaacctaaaaagtttcttctgagcaaaagaaacaatttgtgaggtgaacagaaagcctCCACCCTGGGAACaagtttttacccctcacacatcagacagagcactaatctctattgtatataaagaactcaaaaagctaagcaacaaaaaaacaaataacccaatcaacaaatgggccaaggacatgaacagacacttctcagaagagaatatacaatcaataaacatgtataagaaaaaatgcttatcctctctagcaattagagaaatgcaaatcaaaacttctctaacctatcacctcactccagtcagaatgacagctattatgaagacaaacaacaataagtgttggtgaggatggggggGGGAAAGGTACCCTCttaccttgctggtgggactgcaaattggtgcagccaatttggaaagcagtgtagagattccttggaaatctgggaatgaaaccaccatttgaccaagcaatccctctcctcagactatacccaaagaacttaaaaacaccatactacagggacacagccacatcaatgtttatagcagcaaaattcacaagagctaaactgtggagtcaacctagatgcccttcagaggatgaatggattaaaaaaaaaagtggcttgtatacaaaatggaattttaatcagcaataaaaaagaaaataaaatcatggcatctgcaggtaaatagatggcattggagaagataatgctaagtgaagttagtcaatccccaaaaaacaaatgctgaatgttttctctgatataaggaggctgactcatagggGGTACatagggggagcatggaaggattagatgaattctagatagggaagaggactgggagggaaaaggagaggacagaggattatcaaggatggtggaatgtaatggacatcattatacaaagtatatgtataaagacatgaattgggtgtcaaaattctttatatacaaacagagatgaataattgtggtatatatgtgtaataagaattgtaatgattCTGCTGcaatttctttatccaaaataaatagatagataactAGCAGACGGGTTTTCCCAGAtgtaaatcctttttaaaaaaatttttaaaatatttatttatttatttatttttaaattttaggcggacacaacatctttgtatgtggttctaaggatcgaacccgggccacatgaatgccaggcgagcacgctactgcttgagccacatcaccagcccagaTGTAAATCCTTTTATGTCTTTGAATAAAACTGTCAAAATTAAGTACTGCCCAACATGGCTTATCCACAGGATtttctacagtatttttttttaatacaattgaATAAAACTAAAACATCTGAGCCCTTTGTATTTCTTACTTGCATAGGATTTATTCATTTTGGCATGAATCTTTCCAAAAGAATCTTTCTAGTACTCAGAAtaaactgcaaaaattaaaagatttcccacattctttacattcatagggcttctctccatgagaattttcataaaagagaagaaaaataggtcTAGAACATGAAGCTGATAGAGTATAGCAAATCGTTCCCATTCAGAGTGTTCGTTTTCCAGTGAGGGAAATGGCTTTGAAGACAACagggaaaatggaatgatttgccatattttttcacatttaaacagTTATTCAGCCAGATGTGGTGAtgtatgcctttaatcccagtgacttgggaggcttaggctgaaggatcacaagtttgaggccagcctcagcattttagaacaaccctaaggaactcagcaagtctctgtctcaaaattaaaaatataaaaaagaatgaggatgtgtctcagtggtagaatgccacTTGACCAAATCTccagtacaatccccagtacaatattCAGCAGAGTGagccctttgtttttgtttgaaggGGACAAGACATATTGATCCACCACAATtcacatttaaagaatttttctccAGTAAACTTCCAACATGTTGATGAGAAGAACAGTAATAACAGAAGGCTTTGCCAATTGTTTTCATCAGTACAATTTCTTTGCAATATGAGTTTGTTCATGTAAGTGAAGCTGATGGGATATAACAACGGCTTTTCcccattgttgacattcatagggcttctctccagtatgagttcgttcatgtGAGCAAAGATGAGAGGACTGAGTGAAAGCTTTGGCAGACTGCATACATTGATAGGGTTTCTCTTGAGTGTGAGTCCCTTCATGTCTGTGAAAGAAAAAGGCGTTTCCACATTGTTGGTATTCATTAGGCTTCTCTTCTGCATGAATTCTTCCATGTATGTGAGGTTCACTGGATGTGTCAAGGGGTCCTGCACATTGTTGATATTCATAAGGCTTCTCTCTAGTATGCCTTTGTTCATGTCTGTGAAGGTTAGAAGAAGTAGTgaagacttttccacattgttgacattcatagggtttctttTTTGTATGAGTTTTTTTATGTGAGTGAAGGCTAGACGATAGagcaaaagctttgccacactgcttacattcaaagggcttctctccagtatgcatcCGTTTATGTATCTGAAGGTAGGAAGAAgtactgaaggctttcccacattgttgacattcatagggcttctccccagtatgagttttttcatgtcTATGAAGTTTAGAGGACatagtgaaggctttgccacactgcttacattcatagggcttctccccactaTGAGTCCGCTCATGTATCTGAAGGTAGGAAGAAgtactgaaggctttcccacactgttGACATTCATTGGGCTTCTCCCCACTATGAGTCCGCACATGTATCTGAAGGTAGGAAGAAGTactgaaggctttgccacactgcttacattcatagggcttctccctagtatgagttcgttcatgttggtgaagggaaaaagaagtagtgaagacttttccacattgttggcattcattgggcttctctccagcatggatttgttcatgtatcttaAGGTAAGATGAAGTACtgtaggcttttccacattgttgacattgatAGGGCCTCTCTCCAGTATGCGTTCGTTCATGTCtgtgaagggaagaagaagtagtgaagacttttccacattgttggcattcattggtcttctctccagtatggattTGTTCATGTCTCTGAAGGTAAGACAAACTAGTgcaggctttcccacattgttgacATACATAGTGTTTCTTTTTCGTATGAGTTTTTTTATGTGAGTGAAGGTTAGACAATTGagcaaaagctttgccacactgcttacattcatagggtttctccccACTATGAGTCCGCACATGTATCTGAAGGTAGGAAGAAgtactgaaggctttcccacattgttgacatgcatagggcttctccccactaTGAGTCCGCACATGTATCTGAAGGTAGGAAGAAGTactaaaggctttcccacactgcttacattcatagggcttctctccagtatgcgtcCGTTCATGTCTGTGAAGGGAACCAGAAGTAGTgaagacttttccacattgttggcaTTCATTGGTCTTCATTCCAGTATGGATTTGTTCATGTCTCTGAAGGTAACACAAACTAGTgcaggctttcccacattgttgacattcatagggtttctttTTCATATGAGTTTTTTTATGTGAGTGAAGGTTAGACGATTGagcaaaagctttgccacactgcttacattcatagggcttctccccactaTGAGTCCGCACATGTATCTGAAGGTAGGAAGAAgtactgaaggctttcccacattgttgacattcatagggcttctccccagtatgagttttttcatgtgagtgaagaTGAGTGGactgagtgaaggctttgccacactgcttacattcatagggcttctctccagtatgcgtcCGTTCATGTTtgtgaagggaagaagaagtAGTGAAGACTTTTTCACATTGTTGGCATTCATTGGGCTTCTCTCCAGCATGGATTTGTTCATGTATCCGAAGGTAAGATGAAGTAGtgtaggcttttccacattgttgacatcgatagggcttctctccagtatgcgtcCGTTCATGTCTGTGAAGGGATAAAGAAGTAGTGAAGACTTTTCCATATTGTTGGCATTCATTGCTCTTCTCATCAGTATGGATTTGTTCATGCGTCTGAAGGTAAGACAAAGTAGtgtaggcttttccacattgttgactttcatagggtttctctctagtatgttttctctgatgtattctAAATAAACTTCGGTAAGCAAAGTCTTTCCCACATACGttacatttaaaaagtactttccCAGTGTGCGTGATCACGTGACTGTGAAGACCTGTGGGTGAAACCAAGGTTTTACCACCTTCTTTACACTCATGGGGTTTCATTCCagaatgagttctttcatgttttctaaataaagtgGGGGAatgaaaggctttcccacataccTCACATTGAAAAGCTTTACCACTCCTATGTGTTCTTGTGTGTCTTTGAACATCTGTGGGAGAAGATGAGGCTTCatcacattgttgacattcatcaGGTTGCCACCCAGTATGTGAATCTTCATGCCTTTGAATGTCATTCGAACAACTGATGACTTTCCCACATACTATACTTTCACAGGGTCCATCTCCAGTTTGTGTTAACATTTGTGTGTGAACACTTTTGAGAGAAACCAGAGATTTTCTGTATTGTTTCAATTCACATGGCTTGTCTTCACATTCTTCATGCTTGCAGTATTCGGGTCCATAGTGAGATGTGATCTGCCTATGAAGGAATGAAGGGCATATGAAGTCTTTGGCACACGTAATGCAGTCACATGAATttactctattaaaatttttctttgcttaagaATTGGTATCTCATGACCAGCACATTATTAATACTTGATTAATTCATGATGTTGTATTTATTTAAGGTCCTAGGTTAACGTTACTTCCAACATGAGGTAAAGCCTACGTTTTTCAAACTTGTTCAGATTGCCAGAAAACACAGAGATTGAGAGGAAACAATGCTTTGCAACACAGCTTGCCTATGGTCATTATCCAAATAGTTATACTCACATATGCAATTTCATAATACTTTTTGCATGTCAAGCACTTTGAATAGActtaatatctatctatctatatatatatatatatatatatatatatatatatatatatatatatatatataaatttatttcagttgaCAATAGACTTTATTGATTTAAATGTGGTGGTGAGAAGAGAACCCTATGCCtcaagcatgcaaggcaagctctctaccatggagccacaaccccagtcccagtgaagtatatatttctggtaaaaaatcttataagaataaatacatttaaagttgtgCAAATTTCTTGcattggttttaaaaattatatgatatcCCCAGATTCCCGCAAGGATTCCTCTTGTGAGTACAATTACCTTAGATTGCTCCCAAAATTTTTGATCTGATTTTCAATGTTCTTCTCATCACATTTGTTTCCTAAAATGTGAAACcaaaacattatttctatttcaaattt
Coding sequences:
- the LOC139703303 gene encoding zinc finger protein 709-like, with the translated sequence MISVTFEDVAVNFMKEEWVLLDASQKNLYRDVMLEVLRNLASIGNKCDEKNIENQIKNFGSNLRQITSHYGPEYCKHEECEDKPCELKQYRKSLVSLKSVHTQMLTQTGDGPCESIVCGKVISCSNDIQRHEDSHTGWQPDECQQCDEASSSPTDVQRHTRTHRSGKAFQCEVCGKAFHSPTLFRKHERTHSGMKPHECKEGGKTLVSPTGLHSHVITHTGKVLFKCNVCGKDFAYRSLFRIHQRKHTREKPYESQQCGKAYTTLSYLQTHEQIHTDEKSNECQQYGKVFTTSLSLHRHERTHTGEKPYRCQQCGKAYTTSSYLRIHEQIHAGEKPNECQQCEKVFTTSSSLHKHERTHTGEKPYECKQCGKAFTQSTHLHSHEKTHTGEKPYECQQCGKAFSTSSYLQIHVRTHSGEKPYECKQCGKAFAQSSNLHSHKKTHMKKKPYECQQCGKACTSLCYLQRHEQIHTGMKTNECQQCGKVFTTSGSLHRHERTHTGEKPYECKQCGKAFSTSSYLQIHVRTHSGEKPYACQQCGKAFSTSSYLQIHVRTHSGEKPYECKQCGKAFAQLSNLHSHKKTHTKKKHYVCQQCGKACTSLSYLQRHEQIHTGEKTNECQQCGKVFTTSSSLHRHERTHTGERPYQCQQCGKAYSTSSYLKIHEQIHAGEKPNECQQCGKVFTTSFSLHQHERTHTREKPYECKQCGKAFSTSSYLQIHVRTHSGEKPNECQQCGKAFSTSSYLQIHERTHSGEKPYECKQCGKAFTMSSKLHRHEKTHTGEKPYECQQCGKAFSTSSYLQIHKRMHTGEKPFECKQCGKAFALSSSLHSHKKTHTKKKPYECQQCGKVFTTSSNLHRHEQRHTREKPYEYQQCAGPLDTSSEPHIHGRIHAEEKPNEYQQCGNAFFFHRHEGTHTQEKPYQCMQSAKAFTQSSHLCSHERTHTGEKPYECQQWGKAVVISHQLHLHEQTHIAKKLY